The Paenibacillus sp. MBLB1832 genome has a window encoding:
- a CDS encoding cellulase-like family protein yields MISYFTKGEPLTISMWDFSWLKGNHPGGAYEDLARRVEEAKIRGYNTLRVDCFPNLILQDTVNFKKNWDPKTELPQWGQTEIDFSCNVLERLSTLAELCRKNGIWLGLDAWDKASMIGHYNIIEPQDEERTFVSYSETWVKALRLMREEGILERAVWVAPMNEVPHYCCGKVRSIMDLEQRIRTEGEVILEINADLDQAYQRVNHWMGEAIKNEIGRDGISLCYSSLGAEPYANRLTDIYDVADVHYMPSVVMDDSDVEAFEQTGKGASRFSNFLQLITYDLKRYSEVWDTACQKNYGKMLEGVRTYHENALKHLTLASGKQLCPIITESFGPCYFPDHPDVNWDWYKRYNADAAKLIAKLPFAGTSLSNFAEPQYRLWKDEEWHRTTNLFLQNSY; encoded by the coding sequence TTGATTTCATATTTTACAAAAGGCGAACCGTTGACGATATCCATGTGGGACTTTTCTTGGCTGAAGGGAAACCATCCTGGCGGAGCTTATGAGGATTTGGCCAGACGAGTAGAAGAAGCCAAAATTCGTGGTTATAACACTTTACGGGTTGATTGCTTTCCAAACCTAATTCTGCAGGATACTGTTAACTTTAAGAAGAACTGGGATCCGAAGACGGAACTGCCACAATGGGGTCAGACGGAGATCGACTTTTCGTGCAACGTACTAGAGCGGCTTTCAACACTTGCGGAATTATGCCGTAAAAATGGCATCTGGTTAGGTTTGGATGCATGGGATAAAGCGAGCATGATCGGTCATTACAATATTATTGAACCGCAGGATGAAGAGAGAACATTTGTGAGTTATTCCGAAACCTGGGTAAAGGCCCTGCGCCTAATGAGGGAAGAAGGCATATTGGAACGGGCCGTATGGGTCGCCCCGATGAACGAAGTACCTCATTATTGCTGTGGAAAAGTTAGATCCATTATGGATTTGGAGCAGCGAATTAGAACGGAAGGCGAGGTTATTCTTGAAATCAATGCAGATTTGGATCAAGCATACCAGCGTGTCAACCATTGGATGGGTGAAGCAATCAAGAATGAAATTGGGCGCGACGGTATTTCTTTGTGCTACTCCTCATTAGGGGCCGAGCCGTATGCCAACAGATTAACGGATATTTACGACGTAGCGGATGTTCATTATATGCCGTCTGTGGTTATGGACGATAGCGATGTGGAAGCCTTCGAACAGACCGGAAAGGGAGCCTCCCGTTTCTCCAATTTCCTACAATTAATCACATATGACTTGAAAAGATATTCGGAAGTTTGGGATACAGCTTGTCAAAAGAATTATGGTAAAATGCTGGAAGGCGTGCGTACGTATCATGAAAATGCGTTGAAGCACTTGACTCTTGCTTCTGGCAAACAATTATGCCCGATCATTACAGAATCATTTGGCCCATGTTATTTCCCAGATCATCCGGATGTTAACTGGGACTGGTATAAAAGGTATAACGCAGATGCGGCAAAGTTAATTGCGAAGCTTCCTTTTGCGGGGACTAGCCTTTCCAATTTCGCTGAACCGCAGTACCGTTTATGGAAAGACGAGGAATGGCATAGGACGACTAACCTCTTTCTCCAAAACTCGTATTAA